GCCACCGAGAAGGGATTCTCTAGGGAGACCCGCTTTTCCATCTCGGTGGCCAGCGAGATCATGGCCGTGCTGGCACTATCCCGATGCCTGGAGGACATGAAGCAACGGCTGGCCGATATGGTGGTGGCCTTTGACAAGGCCGGCAGGCCGGTGACTGCTGATGACTTGGGTGTAACTGGTGCCTTGGCTGTTCTCCTGAAGGACGCTCTGGAACCGAACCTCATGCAATCCCTAGAGGGCACCCCCGTACTGGTGCACGCCGGACCGTTCGCCAACATAGCCCACGGTTGCAACTCCATCATTGCCGACGAAATCGGCCTGAAGCTGGTGGGCAAGGATGGCTTCGTTTGCACAGAGGCTGGATTCGGTTCCGATATCGGCATGGAGAAGTTCTGCAACATCAAGTGCCGCACATCCGGACGCAAGCCCAATGCCATGGTGCTGGTGGCCACAGTCAGGGCCATCAAGATGCACGGAGGCGGAGCACCGGTCACACCCGGATCCCCCTTGAACAAGCAATACACAGAAGAGAATCTAGAGCTGGTGCAGAAGGGTCTGCCCAATCTTCTGCAGCACATTTCGAATGGCAGGGCCTTCGGCATGCCGGTCGTGGTGAGCCTGAATGCCCACTCAGCGGACACGGCCGCGGAGCACGAGCTGATTAAGAAGGCGGCGTTGGAGGCAGGTGCTTATGCCGCAGTGGTCTCCACCCACTGGTCGGACGGTGGAGCTGGTGCCGTTGAGCTGGCCGAAGCTGTGATCAAGGCCTGTGAGGAGGGTAACAACTTCCGTTTGCTCTACGACCTGGATCTGCCGCTGGTAGACAAGATGACCAAGATCGCCACAACCATGTATGGAGCCGGCAAGGTGGTCCTCACACCGGCGGCTGAGGAGAAGGTCAAGCGTCTGACCGAGGCGGTAAGTCGAGCGTATTTCCTGGAAACATTCTGGTGACTAATTTGTATTTCCTTCTGACTCCTGTCCAGGGCTTTGGCAATCTGCCCATCTGCATGTCAAAGGTTTCGGGTTCCTTGACGGGCGATGCCAAGATCAAGGGTGCCCCGAAAAATTTCACCCTGGACGTAGAGGATGTATACGTTTCTGCCGGTGCCGGATTTGTGGTGGCCATGTGCGGAGAGGTTACCAAAATGCCAGGTCTTCCCACTCGCCCGGCTATCTACGACATTGATCTGAACACGCAGACCGGCGAAATCGAGGGTCTGTTTTAGACTAAAGTAATACAGGACAAGGGTAAACGCTTCATTCCTGCTGATTCCAAAAATATccacatttttaaatgtataattttttagaataataTCCGAGTTTGGTTTTCTTTCTAGGgataagttttaaaatatacagaaGGTTTTGGTGTTTCGCCTTAAAATTTCTCTATAATCAGTGGTTTCTTTAGTTGATTTAAGTTAATTACAGTTTTAAGGGTTTGCGAATTGCGAATCCTTAAGGATCATCAATGGATATGATCGACCCCTTAGCAAAAATAGTCATAACTAAAGTTGGtgttaaaaaacatatatttatatatagttatGTATGAAAGCATTATATGCTGAAATTGCATTAGAAATGTGACTAATGTCATGATTTGTTGCTTTTGACCGAATATCTACTGGCCGAAACACTAACTCTGTCATCTTCCTTCGCATCACCCTTGCGTATGGTGGAAATAACCTTGAAGTAACGGGACACAATCTGATCCACCCTTGGCCCGATGCTTTTGTCCGTCAACTCCTTTTCTGCGCGCGAGACTACATTCTTGAAGAGACCTCCAGACCGAAGGAACTCGATAAGCGTGTTGCGCTTGAGCCACTTGGAAATACGTTGATGACTGCAAGGCTTAACAACCTTTTTTATCTTGTAGAAGCTCTCGTATCTCTCGTTCATCTTACGCATATGGAGGCAATTCATTTTCGGAATCGTCAAGTTCGGTCGCCTGATTATGTGGTACGGATCGTTCTGCTCTGTAAAGTTGGAGTAACGCACAGCAGGCCAATCGAGGTTCAGAAGGGTGTTGTACAGGTACTTGGGATGTCCCAGAATACCGTGGGCCACATCGATTAGGCAAAGCTGGGGTCCGGGCACAATATATTCCAGTTCCATCTCGGCAATGCGAATGTCTGTGCCTCTGTACATGCGCTTCCCTATCCACAAAATGGGCAGGTCCGCTGGAGGAACGAGCTTTAGCTCCTGGATCAAAGGCGATTCCTGGGCACGATAGTTGACGTTCTTGCTGTTCTTGCCGTAGAGAAGACTACGCTCCGTTGCGGAGAAGACGGGATACTTGTCGTGGGCGGACACGAAGTGCTCGGAGCGAAACAGGCgattcatttccatttcgatgGCGAAGTACGCTCGGCGATGCATGGCGATCCAGACTATTTGGACGAGAACGGTCAGGAATTGCTCGTGAAAGAACTTGTCCCGGATCGTGGCGGAGATTTTGGTGACCACATTCAGATGGTAGAACTTGGCCATATTTTCTTTGCCTCTAATAATCTCACAGTAGTTGCGGGCCACCAGCATGCGATACTGGGACAAGTATACGGACAAGGTGCGCTTCATGTCGTTGGTCTGCTCACTCTGCATCTGGGCCATCTGGCCGGAGATCTCATCGCGACGAATCAGCACGAACTCGACCATGCGCACGTAGTACTCAAAGTATATAATGAGGGAATGGATCAGTTCATCCACCTGCGGCTCGTACATAAACTGTACAAATTTGTAGGTCAAAAATTCGGGTGGCATCATGTATAGGACCAGATCTTTTATATCTTCGATTATAACGGTATCACCGTCAAAGGTGCTCTTGGCTCGCACATACTCCTGCCGGAAGATaatctcctcctcctggtcCATGGTCCTCAAGAACCTGTACCCGTTGGTAATGATGTATCGCTCCCTGGCGTCTTCTAGATCATTGTGCGGTTCGAAGTGGAGACAATCTTTCTCCGCGTTCCAGGACCACTTGCCGCTATAGTATTTCGGAACGTAGTTATCCACATGTAAGCGTTTCATTGTTGTTTTGTTGAGAAATGATGTGCTTGTGCAATTGTAGTGTTCGTATGTATGATGTTCTCCAGACAAAGTTTAGTTCATTTGTGACTTCCCATTCCCCTGGCCGGCTTAACCTTTTCTGACATAAGATATCATGCCATGGCGATGGAATCTTTCATAGCATCGAAGTTTGTCCTGAACAAGAGGTACATATCTTGGTTAATTTTaccatttattaattaataataaactaaataaatcttAGCTAAATCTTAACTAGCTGAAAGTGtcatgttttaattaaaacaatatcaGTTTATGTCCGAAAAAGTCCGGAAAAGAgtcatattatatataaactaaacGAGATCCGGATGACGCGCCTTCTGAGTAAAAACTTTGTTTGCCTTGAAACTTTGAGggaaattgttttatattcccacaataaaatattttgggaCTATGTATACAGACTGGATATATAATTGCTGATACACCATAAGTGAAGGAAAGAAACTTACCAAGGAGAAGATGACGATGACGCATGGTTAAAGAAGAACTTAAACCATTTTGACTTATCAAGGAAATTTCTCGCttattcaatttatatatgtacatacatatatacacatgaACATGTACTTTATCATTGTTCGATAAAAAATAAACGGCACACacaatacatttattttgaaaaatgcaGTTTAGTTCCCTTCCATCGGTGGCACAGTTCGCAAGCTCGAAATAATGAAGTCGGttgttttcgttttaattCTTTGGTTTTCCTTTTCGGAGGCGCTAAAACAGTTCTCAGTGAATCCAGACTTATCATTAAACTTTAATAACACTCGAACCGATTGCAATGGATATTGTTTCTCAGCAATGCAGACGTTTCTCGTTAATCTCGTAACATCGGAACACGCAAAAAATATCCGCGGTAATGTGAATATTACAGAGAAGGTTATGGCCTCCACCATAACCGATTTGCAGACTCTactacaaaataaagacaggcaaatatatttaaataatgaacaacatataaaatatatcaatatgCTAAGAGAAAATATCGGACTCAAAAACCAAGAGATCATACAATTACAAAATAGACTAGAAAATCTGACGGAAGATATAATGGTCTATATGAATGCATCTTCACGTAAAGATAGTCAAATCCAGGATAATATTGAACAACTAAAGTCCAAGGATACACAACAAAATACGCAAAACTACGAAAAAATCAAAGACCTAATTGAACAAATCAATAAAACAAAGGAACAAGAGATCATAAGTTTACAAAACAGACTAAAAAATCTGACGGAAGTTATAACGAACTATAGGATTGAAACTGCACGTAAAGATGGTAAAATCCAGGACAACATTGTAGAAATCAATGACCTAAAAGAACAGCTTAAGGACAAACTGATTAACCAAGAGACTTTGCAAGACAGACTCGACAATCTGACGGAAGTTACAACTACACAAATGAATACTAAAGATACTGAAATTAAAGACCTAAGAGATCAAATTAAGAGCACAcaatccttatcagagaagcTAAACTTAACAATTGATGAGCTGGCAACATACAAATATACAGAGCAATGTCCAAactttacaacaattaccttttttcaatttaaaattcgtGGAATAAACACATTTCAAGCTAGGTGCGCTCCATCCGGATGGATGGTCATCCAGAACCGGTATGACGGAAGTGAAAACTTTAATCGCTCGTGGAATGAGTACAAGGAAGGTTTGGAGACATAAGTTATgagtttttctttggcttGGAAAAATTACACTTGATGACAGATGCACAAACTTATGAACTCTACATTTTCCTTAAGGATAGCAACGGAAACACTAGCTATGCTCAATACAGCGACTTTAAAATTGGCAGCGAGGAAGAATCCTATCGCCTGAAATCGCTTGGGAAATATTCGGGAACAGCCGGACCAGCACTAGATCATCTCCTTCAATCTAAGTTCTCCACATTTGACAGAGATA
Above is a genomic segment from Drosophila kikkawai strain 14028-0561.14 chromosome 3R, DkikHiC1v2, whole genome shotgun sequence containing:
- the LOC108077643 gene encoding protein phosphatase 1 regulatory subunit 36-like, translating into MKRLHVDNYVPKYYSGKWSWNAEKDCLHFEPHNDLEDARERYIITNGYRFLRTMDQEEEIIFRQEYVRAKSTFDGDTVIIEDIKDLVLYMMPPEFLTYKFVQFMYEPQVDELIHSLIIYFEYYVRMVEFVLIRRDEISGQMAQMQSEQTNDMKRTLSVYLSQYRMLVARNYCEIIRGKENMAKFYHLNVVTKISATIRDKFFHEQFLTVLVQIVWIAMHRRAYFAIEMEMNRLFRSEHFVSAHDKYPVFSATERSLLYGKNSKNVNYRAQESPLIQELKLVPPADLPILWIGKRMYRGTDIRIAEMELEYIVPGPQLCLIDVAHGILGHPKYLYNTLLNLDWPAVRYSNFTEQNDPYHIIRRPNLTIPKMNCLHMRKMNERYESFYKIKKVVKPCSHQRISKWLKRNTLIEFLRSGGLFKNVVSRAEKELTDKSIGPRVDQIVSRYFKVISTIRKGDAKEDDRVSVSASRYSVKSNKS